Proteins from a genomic interval of Rosa chinensis cultivar Old Blush chromosome 2, RchiOBHm-V2, whole genome shotgun sequence:
- the LOC112183897 gene encoding uncharacterized protein LOC112183897, producing MDRSWVHADRRSHEYKLGVAEFCQFALGNARDPNRICCPCTKCGNVKDFSTQVIKDHLFVNGIDTDYVKWTEHGEVVVESGSYTDSKSLESEPIESDSVQGNMRADYEVELDSDVELEGDEDEELLSECNEFKKFVDDANKPLYPGCNRHTKVNVLVRLYNLKAKHGMSDSGYSDWLIAFAEYLPEGNEIPSSVYEAKKSLSALGMDYTKIHACPNDCILYRKQYADDTICPTCGTSRWKICKNKKEREGVPAKVLWYFPPIPRFKKMFQSIETSKALTWHATERNKDGLIRHPADSAAWKLVDEKWADFGNEPRNLRLALSTDGFNPFSSLSSKYSCWPVILVTYNLPPWLVMKRKHMMLTLLISDPKQPGNDIDVYLEPLIDDLKLLWEGVNGVYDAIKNETFTLRALLFWTINDFPAYGNLSGSIVKGYNACPICLDKTKPTRLVHGGKMAYTIHWRFLGRHHPYRKLRAAFNNQPEHVAAPMPLTGEELLSRVEAEVPHWPKNQRRLENSFGLGGNGYKMWIAPKSRCKTIDASRLPKIQSDLVETLCELEKYFPPSFFDIMIHLTVHLVREVELCGPVCFRWMYPFERYMKVCKGYVRNKTHPEGCIAECYIAEEALEFLGELFFDDRTVGIPKENITADKPTSGATVESVYGKEFQQAHLCVLQNTEEFRSYFLEHTEQLKREFPKYKKNKKWLVDKQNMTFAQWVKERVESKVAEPGCDVPEIVRWLANQPTHEVPKFSGYRIGGVQYNTKLRDDLRSTQSSGVYLVAKTPQVASAKDKNPITEDMSFYGVKPKYGSLTMVILGFLFLSVIG from the exons ATGGATAGGTCATGGGTGCATGCTGATAGGAGATCTCATGAATATAAGTTAGGGGTGGCAGAGTTTTGTCAGTTTGCTTTGGGAAATGCTAGAGACCCTAACCGTATTTGTTGTCCTTGCACAAAGTGTGGAAATGTGAAAGATTTTTCGACACAAGTGATAAAGGATCACTTGTTTGTAAATGGGATTGACACAGATTATGTGAAATGGACAGAACATGGGGAGGTTGTAGTGGAGTCGGGATCATATACGGATAGTAAAAGTCTTGAATCAGAGCCAATTGAATCTGACTCTGTACAGGGTAACATGAGGGCAGATTATGAAGTAGAATTAGATAGTGATGTGGAGTTGGAaggtgatgaggatgaggagcTTTTGAGTGAGTGTAATGAATTCAAGAAATTTGTTGACGATGCCAACAAACCCTTGTACCCTGGTTGCAATAGGCACACCAAGGTGAATGTGCTTGTGAGGCTTTACAACTTGAAAGCCAAGCATGGGATGAGTGATTCGGGTTACTCGGACTGGTTGATTGCCTTTGCTGAGTATCTGCCGGAAGGAAACGAGATACCTTCCTCTGTGTACGAAGCAAAGAAGAGTTTGAGTGCATTAGGAATGGATTACACCAAAATACATGCCTGCCCTAATGACTGTATTCTATACAGAAAACAATATGCCGATGACACTATTTGTCCTACATGTGGTACATCTAGGTGGAAAATAtgcaaaaacaagaaagaaagagagggagtCCCTGCAAAAGTGTTATGGTATTTCCCTCCTATTCCTAGGTTCAAAAAAATGTTTCAATCAATTGAAACATCTAAGGCCTTAACTTGGCATGCCActgagagaaacaaggatggCTTGATTCGCCATCCTGCAGATTCTGCGGCTTGGAAGTTGGTAGATGAAAAATGGGCAGATTTTGGTAATGAGCCACGAAACCTACGACTTGCATTGTCAACGGATGGGTTCAATCCCTTTAGCTCCTTAAGCAGCAAGTATAGTTGTTGGCCCGTTATTTTGGTAACCTATAATCTACCTCCATGGTTGGTAATGAAGAGGAAACACATGATGCTTACCTTATTGATATCGGACCCTAAACAACCAGGAAACGACATCGATGTTTACCTTGAACCATTAATAGATGACTTAAAGCTGCTATGGGAAGGGGTGAATGGAGTTTACGATGCCATcaaaaatgaaacttttactCTTAGGGCTCTACTATTCTGGACAATCAATGATTTTCCAGCGTATGGTAACCTTTCAGGGAGTATAGTGAAAGGCTACAATGCATGTCCGATTTGCCTTGATAAAACAAAACCTACAAGGCTAGTTCACGGGGGAAAGATGGCCTACACCATTCATTGGCGATTTTTAGGAAGACACCATCCTTATCGAAAGCTAAGGGCTGCTTTCAATAACCAGCCAGAACATGTAGCAGCTCCAATGCCATTAACTGGAGAAGAATTGTTGAGCAGGGTGGAGGCTGAAGTTCCACATTGGcc GAAAAACCAAAGACGGCTTGAAAACTCGTTTGGACTTGGTGGAAATGGGTATAAGATGTGGATTGCACCCAAATCTAGATG CAAGACTATAGATGCTTCAAGGCTTCCCAAAATCCAAAGTGATCTGGTCGAAACTTTGTGTGAGCttgagaagtactttccgccatCTTTCTTTGACATAATGATTCATTTAACAGTCCACTTGGTTAGAGAAGTTGAGCTATGTGGACCGGTTTGCTTCCGATGGATGTATCCTTTCGAAAGATATATGAAGGTCTGCAAGGGCTATGTTAGGAATAAAACGCATCCGGAAGGGTGCATTGCTGAGTGTTACATAGCTGAAGAGGCGCTTGAGTTTTTAGGTGAACTTTTCTTTGATGATAGGACTGTTGgcatcccaaaagaaaacatcaCAGCTGACAAGCCTACCTCTGGTGCAACTGTTGAGTCTGTTTATGGCAAAGAATTTCAGCAAGCTCATCTCTGCGTGCTTCAAAACACTGAAGAATTTAGAAGCTACTTTTT GGAACACACGGAACAGTTGAAGAGGGAGTTTCCCAAgtacaaaaagaataaaaagtggTTGGTGGACAAACAAAACATGACTTTTGCTCAGTGGGTGAAGGAGAGG GTTGAATCAAAGGTTGCTGAACCAGGTTGTGATGTCCCTGAGATTGTGAGGTGGCTAGCAAATCAACCAACCCATGAAGTCCCGAAGTTTAGTGGTTACCGAATAGGGGGAGTGCAATATAACACTAAGTTGCGCGATGATCTTAGGTCGACACAAAGCAGTGGGGTTTATTTGGTTGCTAAGACTCCTCAAGTAGCTAGTGCTAAGGATAAAAACCCTATTACTGAAGACATGAGCTTCTATGGGGTGAAACCGAAATATGGGAGCTTGACTATGGTCATTTTAGGGTTCCTATTTTTAAGTGTGATTGGGTAG